One region of Triticum aestivum cultivar Chinese Spring chromosome 6B, IWGSC CS RefSeq v2.1, whole genome shotgun sequence genomic DNA includes:
- the LOC123136495 gene encoding pentatricopeptide repeat-containing protein At4g20770: protein MANLAAQLAVVLQGCIKRNPKPSRAHAKAAHARVLAGGLAADTFLLNRLVELYSLSGLPRDALRAFRTLPHPNAYSYNAALSAASRAGDLDAARTLLDEMPEPNVVSWNTVISALARSERAGEALGLYEGMLREGLVPTHFTLASVLSACGSMTALEDGRRCHGLVVKVGLEENLFVENALVGMYTKCGSVGDAVRLFDRMARPNEVSFTAMMGGLAQTGSVDDALRLFARMCRSGVRVDPVAVSSVLGSCAQAGASEFNLVRAFQLGQCIHALIVRKGFGADQHVGNSLIDMYTKCMQMDEAVKVFDSLPSVSIVSWNILITGFGQAGSYEKALEVLNVMIESGSEPNEVTYSNMLASCIKARDVPSARAMFDNISRPTLTTWNTLLSGYCQEELHQETIELFRKMQHQNVQPDRTTLAVILSSCSRLGNLDLGAQVHSASVRLLLHNDMFVASGLVDMYAKCGQISIARSIFNRMTERDVVCWNSMISGLAIHSFNKEAFDFFKQMRQNGMMPTSSSYATMINSCARLSSVPQGRQIHAQVAKDGYDQNVYVGSALIDMYAKCGNMDDARLSFDSMVTKNIVAWNEMIHGYAQNGFGEKAVELFEYMLTTEQRPDSVTFIAVLTGCSHSGLVDEAIAFFNSMESTYRITPLAEHYTCLIDGLGRAGRLVEVEALIEQMPCKDDPIVWEVLLAACAVHHNAELGECAAQHLFHLDPKNPSPYVLLSNIYASLGRHGDASGIRALMISRGVVKGRGYSWIDHKDDVRAFMVADDLQTVSGESKMFSNQESAAGVTEVHQKETCAG, encoded by the coding sequence ATGGCGAATCTGGCGGCCCAGCTCGCTGTCGTGCTCCAAGGCTGCATCAAGCGGAACCCAAAGCCCAGCCGCGCCCACGCCAAGGCCGCCCACGCGCGCGTCCTTGCCGGCGGCCTCGCCGCCGACACCTTCCTCCTCAACCGCCTGGTCGAGCTCTACTCGCTCTCCGGCCTCCCGCGCGACGCTCTCCGCGCCTTCCGCACCCTGCCCCACCCCAACGCCTACTCCTACAATGCGGCGCTCTCGGCGGCCAGCCGCGCGGGCGACCTCGATGCGGCCCGGacgctgctcgacgaaatgcccgaGCCGAACGTCGTCTCCTGGAACACCGTCATCTCCGCGCTCGCGCGGTCCGAGCGCGCGGGCGAGGCGCTGGGCCTCTACGAAGGGATGCTGCGGGAGGGCCTCGTCCCGACGCACTTCACGCTCGCCAGCGTGCTCAGCGCTTGCGGCTCCATGACCGCGCTCGAGGACGGGAGGCGCTGCCACGGGCTTGTGGTCAAGGTCGGGCTTGAAGAGAACCTGTTCGTGGAGAACGCGCTCGTTGGCATGTACACCAAGTGCGGCAGCGTCGGGGATGCTGTGCGGCTGTTCGACCGGATGGCTCGCCCGAACGAGGTGTCGTTCACGGCGATGATGGGAGGGCTGGCACAGACCGGGTCCGTGGACGACGCGCTCAGGCTGTTCGCGAGGATGTGCAGGAGTGGGGTTCGTGTTGATCCTGTGGCAGTGTCAAGTGTTCTAGGTTCGTGCGCACAAGCTGGCGCCAGCGAGTTCAACCTTGTTCGTGCATTCCAGCTTGGGCAGTGCATTCACGCTTTGATCGTCAGAAAAGGCTTTGGGGCAGACCAGCATGTGGGGAACTCCTTGATCGATATGTACACCAAGTGCATGCAAATGGACGAGGCTGTCAAGGTGTTCGACTCATTGCCCAGCGTCAGTATTGTTTCTTGGAACATCCTTATAACTGGATTTGGCCAGGCGGGCAGTTATGAGAAGGCTTTGGAAGTATTGAACGTGATGATAGAGTCGGGCTCTGAGCCCAATGAGGTCACTTACAGTAACATGCTCGCGTCCTGTATTAAGGCGAGGGATGTTCCATCTGCTCGTGCAATGTTCGACAATATATCAAGGCCGACTTTGACTACGTGGAACACACTTTTGTCTGGTTACTGCCAGGAGGAACTGCATCAAGAAACAATTGAGCTGTTTAGGAAAATGCAGCATCAAAATGTGCAGCCTGACCGAACAACTCTGGCCGTGATCCTCAGTTCATGCTCAAGATTGGGGAATTTGGACCTTGGAGCACAAGTTCATTCTGCTTCAGTAAGACTCCTGTTGCATAACGACATGTTTGTCGCTAGTGGTTTGGTCGATATGTATGCAAAATGTGGACAGATTAGTATTGCCAGGAGCATTTTCAACAGGATGACAGAGAGAGATGTGGTGTGTTGGAATTCCATGATCTCAGGTTTGGCTATCCATTCTTTCAACAAAGAGGCCTTTGATTTCTTCAAGCAGATGCGACAAAATGGAATGATGCCCACATCCTCCTCCTATGCTACCATGATTAATTCATGTGCAAGACTTTCTTCCGTACCTCAAGGTAGGCAGATACATGCACAAGTTGCGAAAGATGGTTATGATCAGAATGTCTATGTGGGTAGTGCCCTGATTGATATGTATGCTAAATGTGGCAACATGGACGATGCACGCCTTTCCTTCGACAGcatggtgactaagaatatagttgCATGGAATGAGATGATACATGGATATGCTCAGAATGGTTTCGGAGAAAAAGCCGTTGAACTATTTGAGTATATGTTAACTACAGAACAGCGGCCAGATAGTGTCACTTTCATTGCCGTCCTAACAGGATGTAGTCACTCCGGGCTCGTAGATGAAGCCATTGCATTCTTTAATTCCATGGAGAGTACTTACAGAATTACACCACTGGCTGAGCATTACACTTGTCTCATAGATGGATTGGGGCGAGCGGGTCGGCTTGTTGAAGTGGAGGCACTAATAGAACAGATGCCATGCAAAGATGATCCTATTGTGTGGGAAGTTCTACTTGCTGCCTGTGCTGTACATCACAATGCTGAATTGGGGGAATGTGCCGCGCAGCACCTGTTCCACCTTGATCCAAAGAACCCATCACCCTATGTTCTCTTGTCAAACATATATGCTTCCTTAGGCCGACATGGGGATGCATCAGGCATTAGGGCATTGATGATTAGCCGTGGAGTTGTCAAAGGTCGTGGATACAGCTGGATAGATCACAAGGATGATGTTCGTGCCTTTATGGTTGCTGATGATCTTCAGACGGTCAGTGGAGAATCAAAAATGTTCAGCAATCAAGAGAGTGCTGCTGGGGTTACAGAAGTACACCAGAAAGAGACATGTGCTGGTTGA